The DNA region aaaaaaagaaaaaaaaaactaccaaGATTATCATAAATCATTAAGAAACTAAAACCCCACCAAGAAAATCTTTCTATTTTTCCTACTCCTTTATCTTTTTAGCTCTAACACTCAGTAAACTAATCAAAATgagcaaaaagaaagaaagactaaAACCCCATTTCCACATTCAGATTTTCCAAAATTGCATaaagctttaaaaaaaaataaacaataatAGCTAAGCAAAATTAAGTTGTATCAgccccaaagaaaaaaaaaaaaagtggagatAAATTATTGTAGAATAAACTATACCTGGGTTTAATTTCCAGGAAGAAGTGAAgtgaaatgagaaaaatgagtgATAAAACCCTACACTGTGAGTGAGGAGTGAGAGACTGCTCtgagtttttcatttttttctattGGTCCAGACAGACACAGGGCGggctcattattattattattttatttgattttttttttattgagctttTGAAACATGAGGGTGAAAAAATTTACTATTACTAAACAAAAGCCACGAGTCTATTGATTTTGCATctattaaaattttaattttagttttatgttttctATAAAATTATATTTATACATAAGAGATATAAAAATAATAACACATGTAATCTTTGCAAGGTTATTTTTTCATTTAAATTGTAAAAGCCTATGTTCATCTATTTTAGTGTGTGTTATGTTCGTGAAATGATCATAGAAAGCTTATGTTGAATGGGAACTTTTATATGATCATAGAAAGTTTATATATccagaaaaaagaagaagctctCATTATAACGTGGGTCCTCGTAATACTCTTTGGTAGTTCACAATTAAATGTTGACAAGTGTACCGGAGAAAAACCTATCCTTTAAAGTAATTGGATAACTTGAAGTACCAAGAATTAGCCAGCTCTCTTGCCACAAAAGATTGTTGCTATATTTTTGTTGTCTTATTGTAGGTCTGCTAGTCGTGACACTTGGTTATAAAAACAAAAGATTTTTATCCAATCATAACGTAAAATAACTTACACTGTCCCAAGATATATTCAACTCCTTTCTAAGTTGCCAAGTATAGGGTATATACTTGCAATTCCCACTAATGAACAACCCAAGTATTGAACAACTCAATTGGTATTGGAACCCAGTGTCTTATGGTTCATGCTAGTTTCATTGATCGTTTGGTCACATCATCATGTGCatattttttctgaaattatATATCACAAGGTTTTGAACTTTAAGGCAAACTACGTTCATCGTTCTctttgaaaaaaaatgaaaacttttatatatatatatacaagaaaaATTTGTGATACTATTAGAAGTCATGTTTATACAAATACAAGCTCCCCCTACTATCCAAACACTGCTGTAGTAGGAACCTGTATCCCAACTCATTGAGGCTGAGTCTTGAGGCTTCTACCCTTCTATTTTGCGCAAAAAGAATGAGAGAAATGCCAGTCCTTTTAAGAAATTGTGAAAAGCGAAATTCTTCTCGAGCACAGTAAAACGAATTTGCATTTGCTTTATCGTATCAGTATATACATTGTCGAAAGAATACAATTTCAGCAGAGGCTCTGCTCATTTCAAATATTGCAGTAATGGAGTCTCCACTAGAGATTGTGCCTCTTAGAATCAGAGAATAGTAACGAGCCGCATATGATGTCCATTATAAAAGCTTTCAAAAATGCTCGCTCTTGCCAAGCTTAATTCACTCTCCCTCCATATGAATATATGTAGTTAGGTCAGTCTGGTATGTTAGTTTCCGTGTGTTGATGCAGTTAGAAAGAATTAAACCACTCCTTTGTTTGGCATCGTTCTCTTTCATCCACAAGCCCAGAGCAAAAATGAGCTTGGTTGTCGTGTTGGAAGCCAAGTGGTTCACAAATGGTGTCAAAAAACTCTTCTAGCCAAGACGTGTTATCCTCCAAGTGTCTTTTGTTTATATCCATGTTTCATTCTGTCGAGTAGTTTCTCTCTTGTCTTCCTCTTCTTGTCCATTTTTTGCCTgtatctctcttctctctcccttTCATATATCCCCTGCCAATATACCTCTCCCGTTAATGGCCACAACCATGTTTCATATGGAAGGTAATTGTCATCAGCAGCTTCTGCCAAGTCTTCATCCATACTCTTCAACAATGTCATGTTGAAGTACTTTGCCCACATATATCCTTTTCGCTGCTCAATTGAGTGCTGCTCTTCCAGCACACCTGAGTGAGGATTAATATAAACCATCTGCCGTGCAGTGTGATAGGCCCAGACATTTACCAACAGTTCCAATACCCGACAGTAACAATGCTGCTTCTGGTGGTCGGAAAAAATCAAACATAAGAACTTCTCCTTCTAGCCTGCTTTACTTTATACCAAATGGAAACTAGTACTAATGCAATTTATATCTACAGGCTTACCTCCAATGTTGATATTGCTAGTATACATTGTGTCCTATTGCTTGAATTCACGTGCAAACCATCCAGAGCATCGACAAACATCCTGTAATTCAAACCATTTTAGTTCAAATAAACAATTCATATTTCGAACTTGAATATCCAAATTTATGCAAACAAACAAGTATGTTTGTGCCTAGATTACCTGGAAAACATAACAAACTCCAGAAAAGAAGAGGTTGGCATAACCCAGCTATGTAGTGCTGACCATCTCCCACCATCTTCAGGCATGGGTGGGAGAGCTTCTATATGTGACGGTAAGCCATACATTCTACGAAATGCGTCTTGGAAAGCATTTCTGAAAGAATGAGAGTTAGCTGAGACAACTATGAAAGGACAATCTCCATTAAAAGCAAAAATACACCCGCCCTCTGCACATAAGGTGAAGGTAATTATTAAGTGGAGTACGGTGTAAAATTTCCAGTTTCCTGTTTAACTCTCTTCTTTTAGCATTGTACATTATAGGACATGAATTTCTGAAATCTCCATTTCCAGCTTCTTGGACTTCAGAACATGAAATAGTCGAAATAGAATCAACTTGAATTTGGGATTTATTATTGTATCCTATACTAGATAAACCTAAACAAATGGATAATTCATCCAAATTTCTGTAACAGAGATCTAAACTGTTGAAATACAAGAAACCTATCCACCAAGATGGAAAGGAAAAAATGCTGGCAGGAATGAATAATGTTGAAATAAATCAGTCTGTCCAATTCCCACTGTACACGATTTAATATTTACCTGCAGTTGCCTCCATTCAATATATCGCACATTGACCAGAAGGTAAGGGCATCATTGCTTCCTGTAAAGCCACCATCCACATCCAAATGTGCCCAATAGTATATCACATCACCTTTATCCTTTGCCTGTATTGTTTCTTCTAGGGCCAGCTCGGCTTTTTTAGATAAGGAAACCTGATACATTAGTACAGAATCCTATATGAAACTTGTTAACAAGAAAAGAGTACATAGAGATTATATGTGAATATGACAATGTCAAGCTTAACAATTATAAGAATAACAAGTACACACGTCAAGATTCGTCAAGAATTAGTAACATACTTTTCTCCCAGTAGATCGCCATGACTGGAACCCAATCCAGGGTCGCTTATGAATATTATCTAAATGGTATGCAATTGAAAACATGCCACCCATCTCACAGAGGATATTCCGGTAGTAGGTCTCATTCAAGAGGGTAAGCCGGCCAACTGCATCAACGTCATCTGACCTCAATCTCCGTGCTTTAGTTGACTATAAGGGAACATTCCATAGTTAGAACCAAAGAAACGAGAGATGTAACATAATGAAGTAATTTAAAATTTAAGGGAATGCACTTAATCTGTATTAGCAAATCTGTCTAACATATAGCATCGTATTCTTTAAAAACTCCATTTCTGTACCAAGATATACCAAAAAAGAGAGGAAACCATATGAAACTGGAACATATAGAATAGGCCACAGGAACTCACGAGGCTCAACCCACGGTACAAAGAACCATGATGCAGAAATGGCCAAGCTGCAGTTCCATCATAAACCTCATAAATGCATACTGGTTGCCCAGTTCTTTCCAGCTCTCCTTCATCCCTCTCATTAGTTTCAAACCGAAGCTTTTCAGCTTTTCGAGCATTACGATATATTTCATCCCACCCACCAATGTCTTTTTCCATTCTTTCATCAATCTACATATAGAAAAAATGTGCTCAACAGATCTTGCATCAAAGGCAAATCAAGAAAAATAGAAACATGGACAAGTAaagatctattttttttttcctttttccttgttctttttttcttttggttataGGACTGTGGATGGACGGGAAAAAAGACTGCTAGTCAGTAAAAATTATTCACATACCTCCTCCATCTCCAGTCTATTTACTTCCTCAGATCGCTCCATTTCATTCAAGATGTCCCAATCCCACTCGCTTGGAAAGTCTTCCTTTGAAGCCTCTGGATCATCTCTTGATACATTCATCAAAGGAGCAAAACCTGTCATGTCTACTTCAAGGTCATAAACAACACTGGAATTTATTGGATCCACATCCTTCATTTGAAGATCTTCTATGTCATCACTATTCTCTACATCCTTTTGGAAATAACCCCACTCCCACGAGCCCTGCTTAAGCTGAGAGGTGTCTCCTGGAAGTATGACATCAGATGGGAAAGCTATGACATTCTCCAGCAGCTTTGCATACCCTGTAATGCATTCCACTGCAAGCATGTTCCTGGAGAGCAGCCTCCCAGAAGATGCAATAGTGTGAGCAAATCTCGTGAGTTTTCCATTAGTTATAAGTTGTGAGAAATCTTGCACCAGTTCATCTGAATTGTGTTGAGAGAAGATGATTCCATGTACTTTATCAACAACCTGAATACAGAAAGTTCTTCAGGGAAAGACAAAATAAGAAGCAAAGTATTCTACTATTCAGCTTTAAAAAGCTGGCAACAACACTTAATCGACTTACATATTTCTTAATGACAGGGTAGTCTGGTGCAACAATTGGTATTCCAAATGACATAGCTCGTATCAGAATAGGAGGAAATTCTTGCTCATGTTGCGGGGAAGAGTAGAGGACAATGTCAGCAATCAGTGTAATACCGTTAACATCACCCTTCATATCATGGTGTGAAAGAGATCCCTCACGAAGTTCTAGACGAGTAGCAATATCCTACAAATTTTGAGACAGTATAGTTTCTTTATTGCATATATAATAGTAAGTAAACTGCACATTACTGCTACTGCAAAAATGTTGAGAAGCATTATTCAATATCACTTGAACTTTCATCTCAACCAAACAAATAACACGGTAAAGCACTAGCAAGGAATGAAGACAACAAAAAATGGAAAATACATATTGGATGACAAAAGGGAGAAAAGTTTCACGGAGGCAACTAAAATAGCAAAGCCCTTTAAAGTGtaaaatcaagagaaaaagaTTTAGAACTTCCTCGGCTAAATGAGTTTCAGTTGTTATGCACAAATATACCTAAGAAGATTTATCCATTTTACAGTTCAAACAGCAAAAATTTCTTTTAAGATTGAGATGAAAAACTAGTGGAGCAGAGGAAGGCGATGGTAAGCCATCAATTACAAGGACATAATAAGGAGTGAAACAGGATGCAGAAATTAAGAATTATCTTAATTACTAATACAGCATTTAGGAATCCTACCTGCAAAGCCTCATTATACCCATCACTGGAATTTCCTGACATGAAAACGAACTTCAGTCTCTGTTCAACATCGCTCCTTCCAGCAAATTTGAGTAGCAAAGGTTCTATATCATGAGTGGACAAAGCATAATCCCAAGACAGCTCATTGTACAGAACGGAACTTCCAAAAACCAAAACCAGGAGATCATTTTTCTCAAAACCATATTTCTCCCTTAACTGAGATTTTGAATGTCTCCTACTATAACTGTCAGCAGCCCAATTGTCTTTTGGTGATCCGGGGATCACAAAGAAGTTTCCAGTGTCGAGCCCACTATATAACATCTATAACAGGAGAGGGTTGAGTATATGAAAAGCTTCATGAGCACTTTGAATAAACGCTAAGAATTCtggggaaaaaaaaaggaattcagaACGAAAAACAGAGAAGAATATTGTTATATACCGGCAAAGAGTAATCCGGAAATACAATAACATCAGCCCTACGGAAAGCATCTCTCCAATGAGAAATAAGATGTTCCCAGCCCGTGTTTTCATAAAGATGAAGGCGACTTGCTAGAGTATCTTGTTGGATCATCCATATAAGGGGGACAGAGCAAAAAGGCTCCTGCATAAGGCTGCATAAATATAGAACTCACAAACCATAATATCTCAAACAAAACATAGAGAATGCATAAGTTCAAGATCTAGATTCATCTTTGTCACATGGTCTCCCTGTATTACCTAGACATGCCCATGTTGAGAAGGACTGAAATTGATATGGTACTTTGTATGCATCATTTAGAGTATATCAAGAATGTAGCAATAAAAACAGAAAATACTAGTGTTGACATCATCTGATAATAATATAAAGCCCATTTGACATTAGGATTGATTTATTATAACATCTTACAGAAGTGCTTTTCATTCAAATGTTTTTGTGACAATAGGTTTAAGCATCTTCATATGTTGTACAAGTCAACATCTGCACTGTAATGCTTAAAACTCTCGCAAGAGAAATTCAGAATATAGGACAAGGATGCTGTAAAGAACAACTCATTGCCCGTACATTTCACATTAAAATAGCTTATATTTTCATAACAGAAGACCACACACACGTTTTAGTTTGTTAAAGGTAGATAATGATGTTCATTCTGAATCTTTTAGAATAATGAAAAGTAAGCTTCATCTAACAGGCTAGCCATACCTTGATATAGCATTTTTATCTTCAAGTGAATCAGCAATAACACCGTCAAAGCTGCATGAATGAAAAAGTAGAAACTAATATATACCAAGCTAATTGAGAGTAGCGATAGCAAAGTTACAGAAATGAACTGTCATGAGGATACAAGAAGGCAGAGCGTGCTTACATTGACCAATCAATGAGATCATATCTTTCAGCAGTTAAAATTGATACTTGCCCTCCTATTTCTTCCCATATAGATCTTGCATTGCCATCCTCCACAGCATACATCTGCAAAGAATAGCTTTAGGTAGGATATAAGGTTGCACATACCCATTATATACCGCTATCAAACAAGGTACAGTTCTTCTGTCACAACTTAGATATGGTACCATATTTCGCGCTCATCATAGTCTAGTCCCGAGTTTTCTGATAGAGAACCAACGACTTATCGAAAAATTAAAATGTCCATAATCAGATGTGTAATGCAATTATCATTTAAAGGATATGGAtgggaaaaagaaaaggaatcatGACGAATAAGAATAATCATGAACTTAAATAAGAAACTACAGAGCAAACAGGAAGAAATTCTTCCTTTAAACATTTCAAATAGAACCATCAACTTTTGGGCCATCTTTGACACCCCTAGTTCTTCCGAAGAACATTTGACATTATGGTTCGGTTTAAAACCTAATTCCACAATCTGCCAGATCAGTCCCCTCCCAGCATCAAGAGAAGAACCCCCTTCTGTTTCCCAGAACCTAAAGTGTATTAATCTCAATGTGCCATGGTGACCCAGCTCTCAAGACCAATTACCTCTTTACAACAAAATTTCACTCAATCTCAAATAAACAGTTTGTCAGAGAGGAATCACAAATAGAAATTTCGGGCAAAAATAATCTCTACAGCCGAAATACCATCTTTATAGCAGAAATACCATCTGAAATTTAGAATAGTTGCTGCACAGATGCTTAAAGTTTTATCTCTTACAGTACATATATAGGATACAGCAAGCAGATTTTATAGCTTGAAGTTTCCAAAAATTACCTTAATCATATAGCCTAGTCCCCGTAAGTTTTTCACCACAGTAGACAGCATCAATGACAGTGGGTCCTTCCTCATGTTTCCTAAGACCTTACACAGTCAAATTGAAGCACAGTTAAATTCGTGAAAGCTAAAGAGACCAACGCAACGTGCACTTTGATATAAAAAGCAACAGGGAAGATATAATATATTATGAAGACAACCAAATTACAAATGGTGACTTGACACTCGATGCATTTTAAAATTAGAAACCGGAAAGGTATAATCCATGTAAAATAAAATCACTCACATCTGCTAAGACTGAATAACCGCAGAAACCAGGTAAAGATCACAGGTCATGAATAATGAAAAAGAGGGGATTATATATTCTTAAACATGTCAAATATGTTTTGCTCATATTTTATTTCACTCATTCAGCAAATAAATGTTACAGCATATCCTCCAAATTCAAACAAACACTAAATTATAGTTTCAGGCTTGTAAATAGCATTATCCTGCCAATATCACAATTCATATAATGATAGGAAATTCTTAAGTTTGAATCAGCTGTCATCATCTCCCGAGCTCTAAAGCTCAAGTACAAACTGCAGTTACATGCATCTAGATCTTAAAGGTTCAAcccaaagaaaagagaaaagaatcGACAAGTAACGCTAGTTGGCAACTAAATCATTGAGTTGATGTGCATgacacctctttttttttttttggtttccatcCATTACATTTTTGCGGCTGGAGGTTACAAGTCAGAAGAAGAACACCAAATGCATTTTTGTAAGTGAACATGAATGTTTTATCAAAATAAGCATTTGGCATTCACATGCATGAACAAACAAACTGATCTGtcattaataattgaaagtttaACCCGGATGATCCAATTGCTCTCATATCGACGTGAAAAAACATATCTACAAAATATCAGGTTGATATACATCTGTTCAAGGTCTATCATCCAGTTACTCTCTTTTGGAAATACAATGAGCAGCGGAAATTCTTTCTGAGTAATAAAAATGTTGCATCAACTAAGAGAACTTGTATCCTAACCAACCATTGAACATGATCATGTAAGTATCAACTTCTGCATTGTCTTCCTAAATAGTAACTTAGAATTTCACCAAAAACTCACTCTCTCATTAATTTGAACTTGTTTTCTTCCGCATCTTTACGGCTATTGTTATAAAAGCTTCCTAAGTTCTTCTATTGCCATTGTATATTACAATAGTAACCTCACATTTCCAATTCGCATACTTAAAAATGAACACAGGCATATAGAGTTATTCTATGGCGATTTATATTACTAAAAATCTGACATTTGCAATTCGCATACCTAAACAGGAACAAAGGCATATAAAGTTCTTCTACGGCGATTTATATTACTAATAATCTCACATTTGCAATTCGCATACTTAAACAGGAACACAGGCATATAGGGTTCTTCTATGGCGATTGTATATTACTAATAACCTCACGTTATACTTAAACATGAACAGAGGTATATACAGGTCATACATTTGAGATTCGAATAATTAAACATGAACAGAGCTATATATAGTTCTCACATTTGCAATTCGAATACTTAAACATGAACAGAGCTATATAGAGTTATCACATTTGCAATTCGAATACTTAAACATGAACAAAGCTATATAGAGTTATCACATTTGCAATTCGAATACTTAAACATGAACAAAGGTATATAGAGCTCTCACATTTGCAAGTCGAATACTTAAACATGCACACAAGTATATAGAGCTCTCATATTTGCAATTCGAATACTTAAACATGAAGAGATGTATGTAGATGTATCACATTGGCAATTCGAATACTTAAACATGAAGAGATGTATATAGAGGTATCACATTAGCAATTCAAATACAAAGAGATGTATATAGAGTTATCACATTAGCAATTCAAATACTTACATGAACACAGGTATATAGAGTTATCACATTTGTGATTCGAATACTGAAACATGAACACAGGTAATATAGAGTTCTCACATTTGCAATTCGAATATTGAAACATGAACACAGGTACATAGAGTTCTCACATTTGCAAATCGCATACTTAAACATGAACACAGGTATATAGAGTTCTTATTAACTCAATCAATAAACTGAATATTCTATTAAATCAACTATTAGACTTCTCCTACAACTAAACAACTAATTATTCTAGAAAACTGTAGCAGTAACAGATGAAACATCAAACACTTGTATGGCGATTGTATTACTAATAAGCTCACATTTGCAATTTGCTTACTTAAACATGAACAAATGCATATAGAATTCTTAACAAGTGCAATTCGAGGAGGCCGAACACCAATTCTAGGCTAAAGGTATTAGACTCTTAAACTAATAAGAAACTGAATGTTCTACTAAATCAACTATTAAACTTCTCCTACAACTAAAACAACTAATTATTCTAGAAAACCGTAGGCAGTAACAGATGCAACATCCAACACTTCTCTGGCGGTTGTATATTACTAATAATCTCACATTTTGCTATTCGAATACATAAAAATGAGATCAAATATTACTAATAATCTCACATTTGCAATTCGCATGCTTAAACATGAACACAGGTATATATATAGTTcttattactaataataatatCAAATTTGCAATTCGAATACTTAAACAAGAACAAATGCATATAGAATTCTTACTATCGCGATTCGAGGAGGACGAACGCCAATTCTAGGCTGATTTCTAAGCAAGTCTAAACCATTACCAAGCTGAAACCTCTTAGGTATCACAAACTCTAACGAACTACCTAACTTCAAATCATCTCTAACTGACCACTTGGAACGTGCTCTTTCATCGCCGCCTTGTCTAAACACAGACATTATTGAACTCTGTAACACCATTGACGCTAACGCAAACACGAATATAACCAGAAATATACACAAGTATAAACACGATCTCCTTTGAAAACATAAGAAATTCAGTTTCCTTTTGTTTTTATGATGAGATCGCGCCGCCGAATTCGCCGCCGCCGCCGGAGTTTTCCAGTGGCGATCCGGCGAAGATGACGTCAGCGCCGGCGATGATGACGGTTGTTGTTTATTCGAATTGCGTTTGAAACGGAAACGGTCACGGATCGAATGGAATCCAACACCGGTTGAGTTGTTGATTTGTTTATCGTTGTTTTCGTCACCGGAATTACTCGCTGAGCTACGGCCCATTGTCATTGGTTTCTAATCGGCGAAATTTGTGAATTGATTTGTTGTTTTGGCATTGAAAGGAGTAGTTAGTGTAATGTGTGATTTGAAT from Lycium barbarum isolate Lr01 chromosome 10, ASM1917538v2, whole genome shotgun sequence includes:
- the LOC132612607 gene encoding uncharacterized protein LOC132612607 isoform X1; the encoded protein is MTMGRSSASNSGDENNDKQINNSTGVGFHSIRDRFRFKRNSNKQQPSSSPALTSSSPDRHWKTPAAAANSAARSHHKNKRKLNFLCFQRRSCLYLCIFLVIFVFALASMVLQSSIMSVFRQGGDERARSKWSVRDDLKLGSSLEFVIPKRFQLGNGLDLLRNQPRIGVRPPRIAIVLGNMRKDPLSLMLSTVVKNLRGLGYMIKMYAVEDGNARSIWEEIGGQVSILTAERYDLIDWSIFDGVIADSLEDKNAISSLMQEPFCSVPLIWMIQQDTLASRLHLYENTGWEHLISHWRDAFRRADVIVFPDYSLPMLYSGLDTGNFFVIPGSPKDNWAADSYSRRHSKSQLREKYGFEKNDLLVLVFGSSVLYNELSWDYALSTHDIEPLLLKFAGRSDVEQRLKFVFMSGNSSDGYNEALQDIATRLELREGSLSHHDMKGDVNGITLIADIVLYSSPQHEQEFPPILIRAMSFGIPIVAPDYPVIKKYVVDKVHGIIFSQHNSDELVQDFSQLITNGKLTRFAHTIASSGRLLSRNMLAVECITGYAKLLENVIAFPSDVILPGDTSQLKQGSWEWGYFQKDVENSDDIEDLQMKDVDPINSSVVYDLEVDMTGFAPLMNVSRDDPEASKEDFPSEWDWDILNEMERSEEVNRLEMEEIDERMEKDIGGWDEIYRNARKAEKLRFETNERDEGELERTGQPVCIYEVYDGTAAWPFLHHGSLYRGLSLSTKARRLRSDDVDAVGRLTLLNETYYRNILCEMGGMFSIAYHLDNIHKRPWIGFQSWRSTGRKVSLSKKAELALEETIQAKDKGDVIYYWAHLDVDGGFTGSNDALTFWSMCDILNGGNCRNAFQDAFRRMYGLPSHIEALPPMPEDGGRWSALHSWVMPTSSFLEFVMFSRMFVDALDGLHVNSSNRTQCILAISTLEKQHCYCRVLELLVNVWAYHTARQMVYINPHSGVLEEQHSIEQRKGYMWAKYFNMTLLKSMDEDLAEAADDNYLPYETWLWPLTGEVYWQGIYEREREERYRQKMDKKRKTREKLLDRMKHGYKQKTLGG
- the LOC132612607 gene encoding uncharacterized protein LOC132612607 isoform X2 — translated: MTMGRSSASNSGDENNDKQINNSTGVGFHSIRDRFRFKRNSNKQQPSSSPALTSSSPDRHWKTPAAAANSAARSHHKNKRKLNFLCFQRRSCLYLCIFLVIFVFALASMVLQSSIMSVFRQGGDERARSKWSVRDDLKLGSSLEFVIPKRFQLGNGLDLLRNQPRIGVRPPRIAIVLGNMRKDPLSLMLSTVVKNLRGLGYMIKMYAVEDGNARSIWEEIGGQVSILTAERYDLIDWSIFDGVIADSLEDKNAISSLMQEPFCSVPLIWMIQQDTLASRLHLYENTGWEHLISHWRDAFRRADVIVFPDYSLPMLYSGLDTGNFFVIPGSPKDNWAADSYSRRHSKSQLREKYGFEKNDLLVLVFGSSVLYNELSWDYALSTHDIEPLLLKFAGRSDVEQRLKFVFMSGNSSDGYNEALQDIATRLELREGSLSHHDMKGDVNGITLIADIVLYSSPQHEQEFPPILIRAMSFGIPIVAPDYPVIKKYVVDKVHGIIFSQHNSDELVQDFSQLITNGKLTRFAHTIASSGRLLSRNMLAVECITGYAKLLENVIAFPSDVILPGDTSQLKQGSWEWGYFQKDVENSDDIEDLQMKDVDPINSSVVYDLEVDMTGFAPLMNVSRDDPEASKEDFPSEWDWDILNEMERSEEVNRLEMEEIDERMEKDIGGWDEIYRNARKAEKLRFETNERDEGELERTGQPVCIYEVYDGTAAWPFLHHGSLYRGLSLSTKARRLRSDDVDAVGRLTLLNETYYRNILCEMGGMFSIAYHLDNIHKRPWIGFQSWRSTGRKVSLSKKAELALEETIQAKDKGDVIYYWAHLDVDGGFTGSNDALTFWSMCDILNGGNCRGRVYFCF